ACGAGATTATTATGATTCCCCGAATCGCACTTTCCATATTGTTCCCACTTTTCTGGGTCTGTCCTATATGGCGATTCTGGCCGCACAGGCGGACCGGTACCACGCGGTCTCCGCGCCTTTCAAATACTCGCAGCGCATGACGCGAAACAGAACCCTGCTGGTGATTCTGGCCTACTGGGTTTATGCCTTTTTAATAGTGGCTGTTAATAATTTGGTGCCTATGGGGGTTGCTAAAACAGTGACAAGCTTTGGTACTTTTGTGGCGAACATTTTCACCGTCATTATTATGATTGGCTTGAACGTCAGGCTGTTCTTCATCGCTAAATTTCAGCTAGAACGCGAACCCCCGAGCGCGGAGCGGGACAACAAACGCGCGTCCGTTTACCTCATCGTAATAGTGGCTGTGTGTTTTCTGATCACTTGGTTACcaatttttattcatgttattGTGTGTAATTTTGCGGGGTCTTCATGCTATACGTTTAAAAACGAGGGCACAGACCCTCTGCGCATTCTCCCACGGGTGAATGCTGTTCTGACCCCTTTATTGTATATCAGGGGCTGTTCAGCACTAAGGAGCACACTACTAAGTAAAGTCTGGAAAACCGAATGCTGCAGGAGGAAAGGGTAAATCTaccacacactcacacatgccCTTTctaactctgaaaataaaataaaaaaataatctttgtCTTTCTACAGTAAACAGCTATATCTGCAAACTCTATTCAATGTGCCAACCTCTTTTTTTACTGACTTACCTGGCTAATCTCACTCATAGGCATATTTCCTAATTTAACCTTTTATATTTCCTTTGTTGCACTCCTATGTTTGACATATTATGGCAAAAGTTGTTTCATCTTTTCTTAGAGTGAACCCACAAAATATGGAGAAGACTGTAAACAGGATGTAGCAGGGATCTTTAGGATGTGACAAACTTCAAGTGACAGGACTTTAAAAATACCCTGCCTGgccgaaagaaaaaaaagagtcatttggataaaaaaaaaggttatgaCTAGATCATTATTGCAGTGATTattatgtttctagcatgttatATGGTTGACAGCAATTCTTTTAGCAtgcagtaactttttttttggccagGTAGTGTATATTCAGCAAACATCTGTGAATTTAAAACGCTCAATTTAAAGCTAACTCTATGAGCAGTTTCATGTCTCTGTCCCTTTTTCCACCTGacatgtctgtttttattttgaaatagcaTTTAATAGAGCAAATGTATTATTGCTTACGCATCTTAATTTACCTTCTTAGGAACGAACTGAAAGCAAGTGCCAAGATGATATTGTGTATGTGACAAATGATGAATTATTTTTTCTGTGAATCTATACATGTGTACAAAAGCAGCTTCCTTTTTTAtccactgttatttttattggcttgcgtaaaataaattaaaatgataattgtttgaaatttaatttttaattgatcacgttttttatttatcatgcaaaaatgcttaatatttagtATCACACCTTTCCCAATTTCCAGAATGTTCCTGTTGACCACCTCCCTGCATTTGACTCAGATTATAAACTGCTTTCtgaaatcataaataaaaaataaatatgtatatgcatataaaaaCGTAGTGCAATGTTTAAGTTGCACTTTTTATTCACTGTATGTCATGAAAACACAAATACTTTCCTTGAACCTTAAATACACCTGAGTGTAcacaagtttatttaaaaaaaaaatacttctagttattattttattccctacaaaatataaaaatatgtcacCTATACAGTTGTGCCCCCACAGAAAAGgatttaattttacctttttgcgtaatttatatattttagaatatattaaacAGCCTTTTATATGTTGTCAACTCATTACACCATTTACCTCTATAATGTTTGAGAAACTCTTGGTTATTCATGATATGCAAACATTTAGTCAGGGGGAGAAAAAAAGGCCTGAAAACAGTTTACAAGAACCTGCCACGTGAATCTCAGACAGTCCTCCTCCTTTTAAAAACGCCCCGCACGCGTGTCTCAGTTCACTCCCGCGCTCTCATCATCAGCTTTCATTCATACAGTATTACCATCAATGGTTGTGCTCCTTTACGAGTGCATTTACTGATATTCTCGCCACTCATGAATATTTCTGAGAGTAGTGCGGATCTCGGCACAGTGCTGCCTCTTACTAGTTTCGAGAACGTGCTTTTGTTTCTCTTTAATATTATTCTCGCCACCACCATCATTTTTATTAACGTGTCCGTGTTTGTCTCCATCGTGACGAACAGATCCCTGCGCAACGAGAATCGCTTCATGTACATGCTCAGCACGTGTCTCAGTGACATCTGCACGGGTGTCTCGTATTATTATGTTGGAGTTATGGATGTACGAGATTATTATGATTCCCCGACTCGCACTTACTACATTGCTCTTACTTTTCTGGGTCTGTCCTATATGGCGATTCTGGCCGCGCAGTCGGACCGCTACCACGCGGTCTCAGCGCCTTTGAAATACTCGCAGCGCATGACGCGAAACAGAACCCTGCTGGTGATTCTGATCTACTGGGCTCATGGTTTTCTAATAGTGGCTGTTAACAATTTGGTGCCTATGGGGGTTGCTAAAAGAGTGACGTTCTTTGCAGCTTTTGTGGGGAACATTTTCACTGTTGGTATTATGATTGGCTTGAACGTCAGGCTGTTCTGCATCGCCAAATTTCAGCTAGAACGCGAACCCCCGAGTGAAGAACGCGACAATAAACGCGCATCTATTTATCTCATCGTAATAGTGGCCGTGTGTTTTCTAATCGCGTGGTTGCCCCTTTTTCTTCATGTTATTGTGTGTAACTTCACGGGTTCTTCATGCTATACGTTCAAAAATGAGGGCACAGACCCTCTGCGCATTTTGGCGCGTCTCAATGGAGTCATCACACCATTGCTGTACATCAGAGGCTGTACTCCACTCAGGAGCACCTTAATGATGAAAGTCTGGAGAATACCATGCTACAAGAGTAAAGGGTAAATCtatcacacattcacacattcacacattctGAAAATGTTTGTCAAGTCTTTCTAGAGTAAACAGCTATATTTGTACATACTAATACATGAAATCCTTATCCAGTAGTGATGAATGACTGGAAAAGTCATTACGATTTCCAGGGTCAAATGATGTGGTGCTGGTCTGCAGATTGAAATCTCTTTTGTTAGTCAGTGAAGTCCAGACCTACCAACGTGAGACATACAGCAGGCCTTTGTTGGTTTTGCTCAGTAAAGTCCTCTTCTTttttccattcatccatccatttttcaACCCGCTTTATCCTCTGAAGGTTCATGGAGGGCTGTAGTCTGTCCCAGTATCTCGGGCCACACGGGGTACACCCTGAACAgatcacacacagacacacacacacaaattgagTCCAATTCACATATGCTACATGTCTTTGAATTGCAAATTCTAGACAGAAAGGCCTCTTGCTGTGAGGCAACAGTGCTACTCACTCTGCCACTCGCTTTTTCCCGATTTTTCTGACTAATCTCACTTATAGATATATTTCTTTCTGTAGTTCTTTTCTTTCTGATTTACCGTTTTATATTTTCTCTATTGCACTCATACAGTATGTTTGAGATATTatggaaaaaaagttatttaatctTTTCTCAGAGTGAAGCCACAGAATATGGAGAAGACTATTTAAAGGATGTAGCAGGGATCTTCAGGATGTGACAAACTTCATGTGACAGGactttaaaaatacactgtctgggcaaaagaaaaaaaaatcataatttggatttaaataagtaaatgctTAAGATTTTATGATTGGATCATTATTGCAGTGATTTGTGTGTTTCTGGCATGTTATATAGTTGACAACAATACTGATCTAATGTCTATAGCTTTTTAATTCTTGAAACAACCATGTTGGAAGACTTATCTCATGGTCATATTTCAGAATGATGATGGCAGGATTCAATGGGCTCAGACTGTAAATGAATGGTTTTGGGaacaagtgtttttttacaGAGTGGTTTGTCTCTCCCATTGTCAATACAAGATTTTGGCCAAAAATGAATGCATCTCCTGATGGAAATAATGCTGTAA
The sequence above is drawn from the Labeo rohita strain BAU-BD-2019 chromosome 25, IGBB_LRoh.1.0, whole genome shotgun sequence genome and encodes:
- the LOC127156502 gene encoding beta-2 adrenergic receptor-like, with product MNISQSRGLGTVLPLTSFENVFLFLLNIILATAIVFFNASAFLSIVMNRSLRNENRFMYMLSTCLSDICTGVSYYYVGVMDVRDYYDSPNRTFHIVPTFLGLSYMAILAAQADRYHAVSAPFKYSQRMTRNRTLLVILAYWVYAFLIVAVNNLVPMGVAKTVTSFGTFVANIFTVIIMIGLNVRLFFIAKFQLEREPPSAERDNKRASVYLIVIVAVCFLITWLPIFIHVIVCNFAGSSCYTFKNEGTDPLRILPRVNAVLTPLLYIRGCSALRSTLLSKVWKTECCRRKGVNPQNMEKTVNRM
- the LOC127157040 gene encoding melanocortin receptor 4 — its product is MNISESSADLGTVLPLTSFENVLLFLFNIILATTIIFINVSVFVSIVTNRSLRNENRFMYMLSTCLSDICTGVSYYYVGVMDVRDYYDSPTRTYYIALTFLGLSYMAILAAQSDRYHAVSAPLKYSQRMTRNRTLLVILIYWAHGFLIVAVNNLVPMGVAKRVTFFAAFVGNIFTVGIMIGLNVRLFCIAKFQLEREPPSEERDNKRASIYLIVIVAVCFLIAWLPLFLHVIVCNFTGSSCYTFKNEGTDPLRILARLNGVITPLLYIRGCTPLRSTLMMKVWRIPCYKSKGVKPQNMEKTI